Proteins found in one Myxococcaceae bacterium JPH2 genomic segment:
- a CDS encoding Stp1/IreP family PP2C-type Ser/Thr phosphatase, giving the protein MALTTEAFGLTDVGRKRQHNEDAMLVDVPLGLYMVADGMGGHAAGEVASARATEVVKQHVSANRHLLKDLASNPTADSRSAAAALVEVAVQRACADIYRTAMTDSTKRGMGTTFVCLAVGGNKGVIGHVGDSRVYLVRHGQCHRLTEDHTLVAAQLKAGTITKEQAATSQYRNVITRAVGIQESVQVDTLIVDLMPGDVFILCSDGLHGYIEDEEILPLVAGLPPVDLPRRLIDMANERGGKDNITAVVVKVAGDSATLASEETSEAQSRMEALRKIPLFRHLTYKEQTAVLSIATTRTYPAGREIVVEGQPGEELFVVIRGRVAIEKNGVEIAELRAGGHFGEMGLIDNAPRSATVRATEPTRTMVIARSDLMGLMKRESILAVKMLWSFVQVLSDRLRATNSELSEARQELAVAQAIQPFAEE; this is encoded by the coding sequence GTGGCCTTGACCACAGAAGCCTTCGGGCTGACCGATGTTGGCCGGAAACGGCAACACAACGAAGACGCCATGTTGGTCGATGTGCCGCTCGGCCTCTACATGGTGGCCGACGGCATGGGGGGCCACGCGGCCGGCGAGGTGGCGAGCGCGCGCGCGACGGAAGTCGTCAAGCAGCACGTCTCGGCCAACCGGCACCTGCTCAAGGATTTGGCGAGCAACCCCACGGCGGACAGTCGCTCGGCGGCGGCGGCGCTGGTGGAAGTCGCCGTGCAGCGCGCGTGCGCGGACATCTACCGCACGGCGATGACGGACTCGACCAAGCGCGGCATGGGCACGACGTTCGTGTGCCTCGCGGTGGGCGGCAACAAGGGCGTCATCGGGCACGTGGGCGACAGCCGCGTGTACCTGGTGCGCCACGGCCAGTGCCACCGGCTGACCGAGGACCACACGCTCGTGGCCGCGCAGCTCAAGGCCGGCACCATCACCAAGGAGCAGGCCGCCACCTCGCAGTACCGCAACGTCATCACGCGCGCGGTGGGCATCCAGGAGTCGGTCCAGGTCGACACGCTCATCGTGGACCTGATGCCCGGCGACGTCTTCATCCTCTGCTCGGACGGCCTGCACGGCTACATCGAGGACGAGGAGATCCTCCCGCTGGTCGCCGGCCTGCCGCCGGTGGACCTCCCGCGTCGCCTCATCGACATGGCGAACGAGCGGGGCGGCAAGGACAACATCACCGCCGTCGTCGTGAAGGTCGCCGGAGACAGCGCGACGCTCGCCAGCGAGGAGACGAGCGAGGCGCAGTCGCGCATGGAGGCGCTGCGCAAGATTCCGCTGTTCCGCCACCTCACCTACAAAGAGCAGACGGCGGTCCTGTCCATCGCCACCACGCGCACGTACCCGGCGGGCCGCGAGATTGTCGTGGAGGGCCAGCCCGGCGAGGAGCTGTTCGTCGTCATCCGCGGCCGCGTGGCCATCGAGAAGAACGGCGTGGAGATCGCCGAGCTGCGCGCCGGAGGACACTTCGGCGAGATGGGCCTCATCGACAACGCGCCGCGCTCGGCCACGGTGCGCGCCACCGAGCCCACGCGCACGATGGTCATCGCCCGCTCGGACTTGATGGGGCTCATGAAGCGCGAGTCCATCCTCGCGGTGAAGATGCTCTGGAGCTTCGTCCAGGTGCTGAGCGACCGGCTGCGCGCCACGAACTCCGAGCTGAGCGAGGCGCGGCAGGAGCTGGCCGTGGCCCAGGCCATCCAGCCCTTCGCCGAGGAATAG
- a CDS encoding carboxypeptidase regulatory-like domain-containing protein: MRKWVFIGGVAVALVAALAATFWPRVAPAARRGEVPGSVSPRSLPDFAAVQVTSGEGEGLALTGRVLDSAGKPVAGADVSLAASAERTLVDVRCDECGQALLACTAHESTLHTLEFFEQQRGFLTARATARSDAEGRFRFEHLVGVSFSVWARAPGLGVALRDRAAPGEPVDLFLPPLRAISGLVVDDAGRPVAGARVRAVSRKVPLPFEVSAGADGAFSLSGLGEGPFYVLATAAGFQPTAESQVEAGPQALRLVLAPSRTLEVRVTRKGQPAPARVRIRGDHLSREQRTEGPPLQFTGLYPDEVVVTAEAPGLGSAPRTVTLSERVTQVTLELEEAGRLLVTVVDEEGQPVPKPELFLRTVRNELLRRDRLETGALADLGPLAYGDYVVNVRAEGFKDNQVPARVAKGETSLEVEMSRATTISGQVLDEYGRPAANVSVLVNPTGDAVLADADGRFIAQVPMPGLYELHAHHSEWGGGKVKVTAPASGVELSLEPHAALEVTVSSGGRRVEGADVMMWVEQDGIFRSDRSSGSDGVVPMRGLPAATYWLVVSHPEYVPSDRQQVTVVEGQTAKLAVELDAGAPLRGDVVDEQGAPVAEAMLGLIPRGAEPAQSDARGHFEFRSLKADRAYRIEVHHPRYDMVDRPEGRPGGPPVRVTLRRRDVFRGRVVGSDGQPVRRFRVDENDVASEDGRFELPLPRAGDRVIAAVEAAGYEPTMVDLPAREDLGDVVLEKAQTVSGRVRDESGTAVADAVVTCDVCDESVLSGPDGRFTLTSPPYVSQFTVSARKGRLSGTQAAPRGGSAPIEVALRPATHLTGRVFLSNGQPAAGIQVDGMNADRSESVSLITGADGRYSADIEPGNYRFAVGDPSARESPEQPALVVQVAGSDMRLDLGPVPGSASLTLVLAPAHGKALWVVAGEVPGVGNPPLELLRSRWAQLIYQPLAERVVVQGLPPGRYTVVWGNFHTESPGKGPVVRVVEVPARGEVSLLE, encoded by the coding sequence ATGCGCAAATGGGTCTTCATAGGCGGGGTGGCCGTCGCGCTGGTCGCCGCCCTGGCCGCGACCTTCTGGCCCCGCGTGGCCCCCGCCGCTCGTCGTGGCGAGGTGCCTGGGTCAGTCTCGCCCCGCTCGCTCCCTGACTTCGCTGCCGTCCAGGTGACTTCCGGCGAGGGCGAGGGGTTGGCGCTCACGGGGCGCGTGCTGGACTCGGCGGGCAAGCCCGTGGCGGGCGCGGACGTGTCGCTGGCCGCCTCCGCCGAGCGGACCCTGGTGGACGTGCGCTGCGATGAGTGTGGCCAGGCGCTGCTGGCGTGCACGGCCCACGAGTCCACGCTCCACACGCTGGAGTTCTTCGAGCAGCAGCGCGGCTTCCTCACGGCGCGGGCCACGGCTCGCTCGGACGCGGAGGGGCGCTTCCGCTTCGAGCATCTGGTCGGGGTGTCGTTCTCTGTCTGGGCGCGGGCACCCGGGTTGGGCGTGGCCTTGCGAGACAGGGCGGCGCCCGGTGAGCCGGTGGACCTGTTCCTGCCGCCGCTGCGCGCCATCTCCGGGCTTGTGGTGGATGACGCGGGTCGGCCTGTCGCTGGCGCCCGGGTGCGCGCGGTGTCTCGCAAGGTGCCGCTGCCCTTCGAGGTGAGCGCTGGCGCGGATGGGGCGTTCTCGCTGAGTGGCCTGGGCGAGGGGCCGTTCTATGTGCTCGCCACCGCGGCGGGGTTCCAGCCCACGGCCGAGTCGCAGGTGGAGGCGGGGCCTCAGGCGCTGCGGCTCGTGCTGGCGCCTTCCCGGACGCTGGAGGTGCGGGTCACCCGGAAGGGACAGCCCGCGCCGGCGCGGGTGCGGATTCGCGGCGACCACCTGTCGCGCGAGCAGCGCACGGAGGGGCCTCCGCTCCAGTTCACGGGGCTGTATCCGGACGAGGTCGTCGTGACGGCGGAGGCGCCCGGGTTGGGCTCGGCGCCGCGCACGGTGACGCTTTCCGAGCGCGTCACCCAGGTCACCCTGGAGCTGGAGGAGGCGGGGCGGCTGCTCGTCACGGTGGTGGACGAAGAGGGGCAGCCCGTGCCGAAGCCGGAGCTGTTCCTCCGCACGGTGCGGAACGAGTTGCTGCGGAGGGACCGCCTGGAGACCGGGGCGCTCGCGGACCTGGGGCCGCTGGCCTACGGCGACTACGTGGTGAACGTGCGCGCGGAGGGCTTCAAGGACAACCAGGTCCCCGCGCGCGTGGCCAAGGGCGAGACGTCACTTGAAGTGGAGATGTCGCGGGCCACCACCATCAGCGGCCAGGTCCTCGACGAATACGGGCGCCCCGCGGCCAACGTCTCCGTGCTGGTGAACCCCACGGGGGACGCGGTGCTGGCGGATGCGGACGGGCGCTTCATCGCGCAGGTGCCGATGCCCGGCCTCTACGAGCTGCACGCGCACCACTCGGAGTGGGGCGGCGGGAAGGTGAAGGTCACCGCGCCCGCCTCGGGGGTGGAGCTGTCGCTGGAGCCGCACGCCGCGCTGGAGGTCACGGTGTCCAGCGGGGGCCGCCGGGTGGAGGGGGCGGACGTGATGATGTGGGTGGAGCAGGACGGCATCTTCCGCAGCGACCGCTCCTCGGGCTCGGACGGCGTGGTGCCCATGCGCGGCCTTCCGGCGGCGACGTACTGGTTGGTGGTGTCGCATCCGGAGTACGTCCCCTCGGATCGGCAGCAGGTGACGGTGGTGGAGGGGCAGACGGCCAAGCTCGCGGTGGAGCTGGACGCGGGGGCGCCGCTGCGAGGCGACGTGGTGGACGAGCAGGGCGCGCCTGTCGCCGAGGCGATGCTGGGCCTCATCCCGCGCGGTGCCGAGCCGGCGCAGTCCGACGCGCGCGGCCACTTTGAGTTCCGCTCGCTCAAGGCGGATCGCGCCTACCGCATCGAGGTGCATCACCCTCGCTATGACATGGTGGATCGGCCCGAGGGGCGTCCCGGTGGCCCGCCTGTGCGCGTGACGCTGCGCCGCCGCGATGTCTTTCGCGGGCGGGTGGTGGGGAGCGATGGCCAGCCCGTTCGGCGCTTCCGCGTGGACGAGAACGACGTGGCCAGTGAGGACGGCCGCTTCGAGCTGCCGTTGCCCCGGGCCGGGGACCGCGTCATCGCCGCGGTGGAGGCCGCGGGCTACGAGCCGACCATGGTGGACCTGCCCGCGCGCGAGGACTTGGGTGACGTCGTCCTGGAGAAGGCGCAGACCGTCTCGGGGCGGGTGCGAGACGAGAGCGGAACGGCCGTGGCGGACGCGGTGGTGACGTGCGATGTGTGCGACGAGTCCGTGCTCTCGGGCCCGGATGGGCGCTTCACGCTCACGAGCCCTCCCTATGTCTCGCAGTTCACCGTGTCCGCGCGGAAGGGGCGGTTGAGCGGGACGCAGGCCGCGCCTCGGGGTGGCTCGGCGCCGATCGAGGTCGCCCTGCGCCCGGCCACGCACCTGACGGGGCGCGTGTTCCTGTCGAACGGGCAGCCCGCCGCGGGCATCCAGGTGGACGGCATGAACGCGGACCGGAGCGAGTCGGTGTCCCTCATCACCGGCGCGGACGGGCGCTACAGCGCGGACATCGAGCCGGGCAACTACCGCTTCGCGGTGGGGGACCCGAGCGCCCGGGAGTCACCGGAGCAGCCGGCGCTGGTGGTGCAGGTGGCCGGCTCGGACATGCGCCTGGACCTGGGGCCCGTGCCCGGGAGCGCCAGCCTCACCCTCGTGCTCGCGCCCGCGCACGGCAAGGCCCTCTGGGTGGTGGCGGGCGAGGTCCCCGGGGTCGGAAATCCCCCCTTGGAGCTGCTGCGCTCGCGCTGGGCCCAGCTCATCTACCAGCCGCTGGCCGAGCGCGTGGTCGTCCAGGGCCTCCCCCCCGGGCGCTACACCGTGGTGTGGGGCAACTTCCACACGGAGAGCCCCGGAAAGGGCCCCGTGGTGCGCGTGGTCGAGGTGCCGGCGCGCGGCGAGGTGTCCCTGCTGGAGTAA